The DNA sequence ACGGCGTTACTACGGCGTTACTAAGgcgttactacagcgttactacGTTAGTAcagcgttactacagcgttactacaATGTTAGTAcagcgttactacagcgttattacagcgttactacagcgttactacaATGTTAGTACAGCGTTATTAcagcgttactacagcgttactacagcgttactacagcgttaTTACAGCGTTATTAcagcgttactacagcgttaTTACAGCGTTGCTACAACGTTATTAAGGCGTTAGTACAGTGTTACTGCAGCGTTATTACAGCGTTGCTACAACGTTATTAAGgcgttactacagcgttactacagcgttaATACAGCGTTAATACAGCGTTAATACAGCGTTAATACAGCGTTAGTACAGCGTTACTACATTAGTACAACGTTACTACGgcgttactacagcgttactacagcgttactacagcgttactacagcgttactacGTTAGTACAGCGTTAGTAcagcgttactacagcgttactacaATGTTAGTAcagcgttactacagcgttactGCAGCGTTATTACAGCGTTGCTACAACGTTATTAAGGCGTTACTACAGCATTAATACAGCGTTATTACAGCGTTAATACAGCGTTAATACAGCATTATTACCGCGTTACTACGGCGTTGCTACGGCGTTGCTACGGCGTTGCTACGGCATTATTACGgcgttactacagcgttactacGGCCTTACTACAACGTTATTAAGGCATTACTACAATGTTACTACAGCGTTAATAGAGCATTATTACAGCGTTACTACAACGTTATATAGTAACACTGTTTCGTAGTAATAGTTTACTACATTAAACAATTATTACTGTAGTATCACACTGTCAAACTATGATGAGAGTACTActgtagtattactgcagtactagtactactgtagtattactgcagtactactgtagtactgctgCAGTACTTACAGTTGCTGCTGTGTACTCGTCCAGCTTCTTCTGGTCACATGATTTTTGGTTCTTCAGCAGCAGATCCTTCAGGAAGTTCTTCAGGACATTAAGGATGACATTGTGTTAGCTTCCTGTATGAATCTGTGTTTTAgcatcatgatgtcatcatgcaGCTCTCACCTTCAGCTCATCAGCCTCAATGTAGCCGCTGTGGTCGACATCGTAGCGCCTCCACGTCTGCAGAGACACCCGAGGGACGAACACACAGGAAGCACACAGGAAACATTCAGGAAACATTCAGGAAACATTCAGGAGACATTGGATCAGGTGAGCCCTACCTGCAGGAACTGAGAGGCGGAGCTCAGCTGCTGTCTGAAGAACAACAGGAAGTTCTCCTCAGTGGGAAGAATCTGAACCAGCTGGAAAAcacgaggtcaaaggtcaaacacGAACACACTGCTGGAGCCTGTCTGTGAAAAGTCTCCATGAATAAAACACTgttattattgatgatgattattattcttattattatccATTGAAACAAGGTGAAGTTTGAAGATGAACTGATTCACACATTTTGATTGAGTCGGTTATTTCATGTAGTTAACGTCCATTCTTCTTCAGTTATGATTAAATATGTttgctcttcttctgtggtgctCCCTCTCTTTGACTTCATGATGTTGGTCTTTGAACTCACCTCAACGAGTCCAATTCTTCTGTCTGACTTCTCTTCGTATTCACTCACAAACTGTCTCATCCGATCCGTCAGaccctcaaacacaaacacacactatattattattatataaacatttaataaactgTTTATAACTTACCAAAGTCTGAATCAGGAATCTCTTTTAAGTTCCTTCTTAAAATATACTTTCATCAGCATCTCCTGATTTTCCTGATATGgttgaatgccttctccaagtccacaaatcacatgtggactggttgggcaaactcccatgcaccctcaaggatcctgcagagggtgtagagctggtccacagttccacggcctggacgaaaaccacattgctcctcctgaatctgaGGTTCGACtctccgacggaccctcctctccagcacccccgaatagaccttaccagggaggctgaggagtgtgatccccctatagttggaacacaccctccggtcccccttcttaaaaagagggaccaccaccccagtctgtcaatccagaggcactgccctgGGACATGGGCCTGGTGACCCATGTCCGGGCAAGGAAACCGGAGGACCATATATTGTGCTCATCATAAGGGTCTTGTAAGCTACATTTTGTCTGgtccctccccccggacctgtttgccatgggtgaCCCTACCAGGGACATAAATCCCCCACAGCTGACCTCcgggggtcattgggacacgcaaacccctccaccacgataaggtggaagctcagggaggggaggagcaaagctgctatataataaatgaataaataaatgaataaataaataaggattttgattgacagtctgtgtttttatcgTTCATCAAATCGCTCTGAAAGTCATTCCAACGATATTGTTCCCCTCCATCGTTATAGTTGCTGTGTGGACTCGACATTTATAACTGTATATTTAAAGTtattgttctcagtgtggacggaGCACTAAGTTAAGTAACTTCCGCCtctcttaaccctttatagctCACACCATGAGAGTGCTATTTAATaatcttttctttgcttttcctctttgttgccatgacaacataaaacatttatttatttcctcattgatcctaaatgtgatgttttacagcctctacagactcattcacacctcattggttctaaacttttattaaaaacatgttagagactcattctgaaGATGAAAAATCAAAGTCAACTTCagaaatgtctccagcaggatctctgatgtcgGCACAaactgtaactatagcaaccacagaacaacccgtatctatagcaaccatagaacaacccgtatctattagcaaccatagcacaacctgtatctatagcgaccattacacaacctgtatctatagcaaccatagcacaacctgtatctatagcgaccataACACaagctgtatctatagcaaccatagcacaacctgtatctatagcaaccataacacaacctgtatctatagcaaccatagcacaatctgatggtctctCTGTGCATTCCTCATACAAGTGATAAAAATTGActtaaaagttaaatgggttcaacaGATTTAGTTTATGACACAAAGTGAGCTCTACCAAAAGGTGGAGCAGATATACCAAGGGTTAAGTTTCTGtactgttgctatggtaaccatATGATGTCAGATATTCCCTTTCAAATCAAtaaagtttcagttttatttagtttgtctccatttgtgtctgtgtgtgaactcTAATGTTGGTGTGtagtgctgctgctctctgctggacGTGACGTGAATTACAGCTCCTCACTTTGGTTTACTGTGATTTAATATTATCAGGCAACAATTCATTCAGGCACTAATGAAGGAAAGCTAAATAATCACATGTGTTTTAAATTCATTGATCCATACAGTCCTGCTGGTTCTTTGATTTCAATACAAACTAATTCATATTTTCAGATCATTAAATAAATTCATATGATTGATCATTTTGGACTTTTGGAAGCTCAGTTCactaaagcaaacaaaaaaatcattacttttattttttcagataaTTGTTTGATCTATAAAATTTCAGAAAGACAAGAAACAATCATGGAAATAATTGATTATAATTTTCTGATTGACTCATTAACAGTGATGGGAATAAaggcgttacttttttcagtaacgggtAATGTAGCTAATTACTATTTCCATCGTTATAACGCTGTTACGTTACTTACTTAAATGAGGcacgttacaaactgaagctaatctactcagtgaatctgttctcatccaactttgctctcagccacaaaatgatgatgattggttaaggcagaGTAAGATTTCATGGTAAGCCAATCACAAACTAACAGAAGCTGCAGCATGGCGAGTTGGGAGGAaaaggttgtgtttttaaacaggaagtacagacactactTTAATCTCCTTGAGGTAAGAggcaggaacatacatgtgaaatgtacattatgtatcagagcGTCTGTTACAAGCAACTCTAACCTAATGAAGCATCTCTCAACGGCACACGCCACTACAAAACTTGtggccaaaaacacagacatatttatacttaaaaaaaaatatattattattatttaaagtaaCGCAATAGTTACTTTCCCAgataactagttacttttataatggagtaattcagttactaactcagttactttttgggagaagtaactgtaactataactaattactttttaaaagtaacgtgcccaacactgcTCATTAATGAAGTGACTGATGGTTCCAGCTCTACCTGCAGACTGATCAGGTGAACATGTGACTCACCAGTCCGGCCTGCTGTCGAGCTTCTCGCAGCTCTCTGATGAAGCTCTGCAGCTCTTTCCCTTCGATGAACCCGTTTCCTGAAACACACCACAGAAGATCAGCTGACAGCCGACGATGTCATCGCGTGACAGGACAGGCTGCAGGTTTACCGTCGTTGTCGTAGTGATGGAAGATGTCCAGAAACTGAGAGGCGGAGATCTCCACCGCCTGCAGGAGGGAGCTGGCCATACTGGGAGCAGGCTGGATGTTACTGGGAGCAGACTCGATGTTACTGGGAGCAGACTGGATGTTGTGTCCTCAGTGTTGGACTTAtgactctctctcctctcggTGGGAGAATAAAAAGCTCGGCTCTCAGCGGGATTCATAACACCCACTGCTACAGAGAGACTCAGACACAGCAGGTGAGAcgacctgtccacctgtctgtctgtccacctgtctgtctgtctttccacctgtctgtctgtctgtccacccgtctgtccacctgtctgtctgtctttccacctgtctgtctgtctgtccacccgtctgtccacctgtctgtctgtctgtccactgCAGCTGTTGTAAATAAAGCAGATTTATTCATGAGCTTTTCCtccccacctctcctcctctctgttagTTTGTTGTCTGTTTATTTCCTTGCTCTCCATCTGCTGTCAATCACACCTGCagcacacaaacaggaagttggcTCTGAGCCTTCATCACCTGGTGATCAAGCAGACCGGCCAGCCAATCACGGGGCCTGTTGGGCCTGTCAATCATCATGAACTAATTAACAGGTGGTGAGAGGGTGAAGACACTCCAACCTTCAGGAGCCAACGGGAGAAAACTAAATATACTGAAGATGAAAAACACTTGAACTGAACAAAGAGTTCAAGATGCGGCTGAAAGCTGGAGAAGAAATCCAGTAAGAAGACCTTTAGTGACCTTTAGTGACCCTTAGTTATTCCTCAAGTCAAGACTGAAACTTTAGCTCCAAATCTTTGATGCTGTAATTATAACAATGTAATTATAAATATGAACAGTCATTCATCTGTCATCAGTCTTTAGTCGTTAAAAgaaacttttattgtgaagtcaCAGTTATACAACATCAACAGGAAGTTACAAATTCAATGTATTATGAAAGTAACGGAGGAGACGGCTGATGTTAGCGTGTGTTGAtgctgttagtgtgtgttgatGCTCTGCTGCTGGCAGCGAGTGATCAGCATGGTGGCCAGTTTCTGCAGAACCTCCGTCCTCATTTTACTGATCTCAAGAACTTCCTCATGGTTCACCTTCTCCTCCCGACTGTAGTCCAGAGACACCTGCAGGAAAAACACGTGTCAACACCACCATCACACTGTCAGTCAAGCTTCACTAAGACAGCTGCTGTTACGTCACAAACCGACCTTGTTGGTGATCAGAGACAGACCCAGAACTCTGAGTCCACAGTGCTTTGCCACCGTCACTTCAGGGACTGTACTCATACCTGAAGAGAGAACACAGAAGGAATGAGAAcacctttattctccttatttTACTccacttctaaagtctttagactggctcccagtcagatacagaatagattttaaatatatgaaatcatgtaAACGATGCAAAaataagcatcaaaaacaaactggatgtcctaattagcattccaaatattttaaatctttacTTGGCTGGCTCCcagttaaagttctgctactggtctacaaatcactgaatggtttaggtccagaatacatgaatgacatgttagtagaatataaacccagtagagctctgagatctactgactcaggtcagatagttgagcccagagctctgagatctactgactcaggtcagatagttgagcccagagctctgagatctactgactcaggtcggatagttgagcccagagctctgagatctactgactcaggtcggatagttgagcccagagctctgagatctactgactcaggtcggatagttgagcccagagctctgagatctactgactcaggtcagatagttgagcccagagctctgagatctactgactcaggtcggatagttgagcccagagctctgagatctactgactcaggtcggatagttgagcccagagctctgagatctactgactcaggtcggatagttgagcccagaggtctgagatctactgactcaggtcagatagttgagcccagagctctgagatctactgactcaggtcagatagttgagcccagagctctgagatctactgactcaggtcagatagttgagcccagagttcagactaaacatgatgaagcagcttttacacaactggaacaaactaccagcagaactgaaatcagcttcaactgtgaaaatgtttaaccctcttgttgtcctcgagtcaaggaaggaagagagggaggagggaaggaaaggagggaggaagggatgaaaggagggaggaaggaaggaaaggagggaggaagggatgaaaggagggaggaaggaaggaaaggaggaaggaaggaaggaaggaaggagggaggaagggagggaggaaaggaaagaaggaaggaaaggagggaggaaggagggaaggaagaagggaggaaaggaaagaaggaaggtaggaaagaaggacagaggaaagaaagagagaaggagggagggaggaagggatgaaaggagggaggaaggaataaagaaggaaaggaggggggaaaggaaaggagggaagatgggggaagaacagacggaaggaagaaagggaggaaagaagaattagatggggtcaatttgacccgggaggacgacaggaagtttaaatccaggttaaaaacatttctcttctcctgagcttatgattgagctctttattttaaagcactttacattttaatctttcatttgcactctatgtccttttaatgattggacagatggagggagggaaggaaggaaggaaacaaggaaggaaagaaggacagattgatgtctctctctctgtctctatgtccttttaatgattttaaagctaatttattattttatgctgcaatcttatatttaatggaaggaaggaaggaaggaaggaaggaaaggaaagaaggaaggaaggaaaggaaagaaggaaggaaggaaaggaaagaaggaaggaaggacagatggagggaaggaaggaaggaaggaaaggaaagaaggaaggaaggaaggaaagaaggacagatggagggaagagagcaaggaaggaaggaaggaaggaaagaaggaaggaaggaaggaaggaaggaaggaaggaaggaaggaaggaacggaaggaaggaaggaaagaaggacagatggagggaagagagcaaggaaggaaggaaggaaggaaagaaggaaggaaggaaggaaggaaggaaggaaagaaggacagatagagggaagagagcaaggaaggaaggaaagaaggaaggaaggaaggaaggaaggaaggaaggaaggaaagaaggaaggaaggacagatggagggaaggaaggaaggaaggaacggaaggaaggaaggaaacaaggaaggaaagaaggacagatggaaggaaggacgaaaggaaagaaggaaggaaggaaagaaggaaagaaggaaggacagatggagggaaggaaggaaggaaggaaacaaggaaggaaagaaggacagatggagggaagggaggaaggaaggaaggaaggaaggaaggaaggacggaaggaaggacggaaggaaggaaggacggaaagacagaggaaagaaggagtgggaggaaggaacggaaggaaggaaataaggaaggaaagaaggacagatggatgtctctctctctctgtctctatgtccctttaatgattttaaagctgttgTAAGGTGGGCAGGATGTGAGTCATGTGACGTcatggagcatcagtactgagcTCCCAGGGTTCCTCTCACTCGGTCTCATTAACGTTTAACCAGCAGACATATTTAATGAGAACCTGCTGATGTTCTGGTTCCTGCAGAGTCCATCCACTCTTTAACACGTAGGATGGTTCAAGAGGTTGTTCAGCTGTTGGATTAATAGAAGTGAAGCTTGTGGTCagtttatactttgatagaaatgataaaaggcgagaaggaaggagggaaggaaggaggaaaaggaaggaaggaaaggagggaggaaggaagacgggaaggacgggaggaaaaggaaggagggaaggaaggaaaggtggggtTTTCCACACTACATCTCCCAGAAGCCCCTGCTGCTGCAACGATCGTCTCACCGAGAGCCAATCAGTGCTCTTCCTGCTGACCTCGTTATAGCTCATCGGGAGGgcccgtctgtctgtctacccgtctgtctgtctgtctgtctctctacccgtctgtctgtctctctacccgtctgtctctctacccgtctgtctctctacccgtctgtctgtctctctacccgtctgtctctctacccatctgtctctctacccgtctgtctgtctctctccccgtctgtctctctacccgtctgtctgtctctctccccgtctgtctctctacccgtctgtctctctacccgtctgtctgtctctctccccgtctgtctctctacccgtctgtctctcttcccgtctgtctgtctctctacccgtctgtctgtctttctacccgtctgtctgtctctctatccgTCTGCCTCTCTAcgcgtctgtctgtctctctacccatctgtctctctacccgtctgtctgtcactctaaccatctgtctctctacctgtctgtctctctacccgtctgACTCTCTACCAatctgtctctctacccgtctctctctctctacccgtctgtctctctacccatctgtctctctacccgtctctctctctctacccgtctgtctgtctctctccccgtctgtctgtctctctacccgtctgtctgtctctctatccgTCTGCCTCTCTACGCGTCTGCctctctacccgtctgtctgtctctctacccatctgtctctctacccgtctgtctgtctctctacccgtctgtctctctacccgtctgtctgtcactctacccgtctgtctgtcactctacccatctgtctctctacctgtctgtctctctacccgtctgACTCTCTACCAATCTGTCTCTccacccgtctgtctctctacccgtctctctctctctacccgtctgtctctctacccgactatctctctctctacccgtctgtctctctacgcatctgtctctctacccgtctatctgtctctctacccctctctctctacccatctgtatctctacctgtctgtctctctacccgtctgtctgtctctacccatctgtctctctacctgtctgtctctctacccatctgtctctctacccgtctgtctgtctctctacccgtctgtctgtctctacccatctgtctctctacccgtctgtctctctacccatctgtctctctacccgtctgcctgtctctctacccgtctgtctgtctctacccaTCTGTCTCTTtacccgtctgtctctctacccatctgtctctctacccgtctgtctctctctctacccgtctgtctgtctctacccatctgtctctctacctgtctgtctctctacccgtctgtctctctacccatctgtctctctacccgtctgtctgtctctctacccgtctATCTGTCtacccatctgtctctctctctacccgtctgtctctctatccatctgtctctctacccgtctgtctctctctctacccgtctATCTGTCCCTctacccgtctctctctctacccatctgtctctctacctgtctgtctctctacccgtctgtctctctacccatctgtctctctacccgcctgtctctctacccgtctg is a window from the Scomber japonicus isolate fScoJap1 chromosome 10, fScoJap1.pri, whole genome shotgun sequence genome containing:
- the calb1 gene encoding calbindin is translated as MASSLLQAVEISASQFLDIFHHYDNDGNGFIEGKELQSFIRELREARQQAGLGLTDRMRQFVSEYEEKSDRRIGLVELVQILPTEENFLLFFRQQLSSASQFLQTWRRYDVDHSGYIEADELKNFLKDLLLKNQKSCDQKKLDEYTAATLKIFDSNGDGKLCLAEMARLLPDEQNFLLRFEGIKMSRLQFNRTFDLYDQDGSGFIDEAELDVLLRDLCENNKKVLDSADLGLYRSSIMQLSDGGKLFRSELALLLCDD